From a region of the Neobacillus niacini genome:
- a CDS encoding glycosyltransferase — protein MKKQLLFVIDSLHCAGAEKSLVTLLSLLDYSKHSVDLMLFGHGGVLEELVPKEVKILKPLKYTEFAASDVKSAIKSSIKEFDFKMLSSRMKYSMGIRKKKYSNAQKARIFWQSVSNVIEKNPKVYDVAISYAQGIPTFYVVEKIKAKKKFAWVNVSYRLDGIEKEFQSRFYDKYDRIVAVSDSTKEILLETFPAYSKKVDVIYDINNPDFITKMAGFGEGYKDDFDGLKILTIGRLAHQKGYDLALDACKKLKDKNIKFRWYALGKGPLIKEIQEKIKENDLSDYFILLGVKSNPYPYIKNADIYVQTSRFEGFGLAIAEARMLNIPVVTTKFDAVYNQMVEGKNGLVVDMNSNAVCNGILKLINEKELRESIVDYLRAEKKGNIEELEKFYNLIG, from the coding sequence ATGAAAAAACAACTATTATTTGTAATAGACTCTTTACACTGTGCGGGGGCAGAAAAAAGTCTGGTTACACTTTTATCACTTCTAGACTATTCCAAGCATTCGGTAGACTTGATGCTGTTTGGCCACGGTGGGGTGCTTGAGGAATTAGTTCCTAAAGAAGTTAAGATACTAAAGCCATTAAAGTATACAGAATTTGCAGCCTCAGATGTAAAAAGTGCAATTAAAAGTTCAATTAAGGAATTTGACTTTAAAATGTTATCTTCCAGAATGAAATACTCAATGGGAATTCGTAAGAAAAAATATAGCAATGCCCAGAAGGCGAGAATATTCTGGCAGAGTGTTTCTAATGTTATAGAAAAAAATCCTAAAGTATACGATGTTGCCATTAGTTATGCTCAAGGAATCCCTACATTCTATGTAGTAGAAAAAATAAAGGCAAAGAAAAAGTTTGCTTGGGTTAATGTAAGTTATAGATTAGATGGAATTGAGAAAGAATTTCAAAGTAGATTTTATGATAAATATGATAGAATCGTGGCTGTATCTGACTCTACGAAAGAGATATTACTGGAGACATTTCCTGCTTACTCCAAAAAGGTTGATGTTATATATGATATAAATAATCCTGATTTTATTACCAAGATGGCAGGTTTCGGGGAGGGCTATAAGGATGATTTCGATGGATTAAAGATTCTAACTATCGGTAGATTAGCTCACCAAAAGGGATATGATTTAGCACTGGATGCCTGCAAAAAGCTTAAAGATAAAAATATTAAGTTTAGATGGTATGCTTTAGGTAAGGGACCTTTAATAAAAGAAATTCAGGAAAAAATAAAAGAAAATGACTTATCTGATTACTTTATATTGTTAGGAGTCAAATCCAACCCATACCCATATATAAAAAATGCTGATATATATGTACAGACTTCGAGATTTGAAGGATTTGGACTAGCGATTGCTGAAGCCCGAATGCTTAATATTCCTGTTGTAACTACAAAATTTGATGCAGTTTACAATCAAATGGTAGAGGGGAAAAATGGGCTAGTCGTTGATATGAATTCGAATGCCGTTTGTAATGGGATATTAAAATTGATAAATGAGAAAGAATTAAGGGAAAGTATTGTTGATTACTTACGTGCTGAGAAAAAAGGAAATATAGAGGAATTAGAAAAATTTTATAATTTAATAGGATAA
- a CDS encoding glycosyltransferase — MKKKILFMLINMNVGGTEKALLNMIAEIPQEEYEITIFMLEEYGGFLNSIPDHVHIKYYNGYKDIKHILNQPPRTTVINFLKAGKVLQALNITLIHLFSSILKERTLLFKFLLKEYYENDTEYDLAVAYAGPMDFISYFVINKIKAKKKVQWVHFDVNKIGFNKKFAAKIYKKFDKIFVVSNEAKSKLTNLVPTLREKFEVFFNIVSPEIIRNQAKDGSGFKDEFNGFKILTVGRLATEKGQDLAIRALAKLINDGYKVRWYCIGEGISRKNYEKLIKDNNLEDSFILLGADTNPYPYLEQCDLYVQPSRYEGYCITLIEAKQFNKPIVTTNVNGAKEQIENGKTGLIVNIDETEIYYAVKNLIDSRNLRYQFSSNLSNEDYDNSFEMKKLFNVF, encoded by the coding sequence ATGAAGAAAAAAATATTATTTATGCTTATTAACATGAATGTTGGTGGAACTGAAAAAGCATTGCTCAACATGATTGCAGAAATCCCACAAGAAGAATACGAAATAACAATTTTTATGTTGGAGGAATACGGAGGATTTTTGAATTCAATTCCAGATCATGTTCATATCAAATATTATAATGGTTATAAGGATATAAAACATATATTGAACCAACCACCACGTACAACTGTTATAAATTTTCTTAAAGCAGGTAAGGTACTACAGGCTTTGAACATCACATTAATCCATCTTTTTTCAAGTATATTAAAGGAAAGAACCTTGTTATTTAAGTTTCTTTTAAAAGAATACTATGAAAATGATACTGAATATGATCTTGCAGTAGCTTATGCTGGTCCAATGGACTTCATAAGCTATTTTGTTATTAACAAAATAAAAGCTAAAAAGAAAGTTCAGTGGGTTCATTTTGATGTAAATAAAATAGGTTTTAACAAAAAGTTTGCTGCTAAAATTTATAAAAAATTTGATAAAATTTTTGTTGTTTCAAATGAAGCAAAATCGAAATTAACAAATTTAGTCCCGACCTTAAGAGAAAAATTTGAAGTTTTTTTCAACATTGTTTCTCCGGAAATTATTCGAAACCAAGCCAAGGATGGCAGTGGGTTTAAGGATGAATTTAATGGATTCAAAATATTAACAGTCGGTAGACTAGCAACGGAAAAGGGTCAAGATCTAGCAATTCGTGCATTAGCGAAATTAATTAATGATGGATATAAAGTAAGATGGTATTGCATTGGCGAAGGAATTTCACGGAAAAATTATGAAAAATTGATAAAAGATAACAATTTAGAGGATAGTTTTATTTTATTAGGAGCAGATACAAATCCGTACCCATATTTGGAACAATGCGATTTATACGTACAACCATCAAGGTATGAGGGATACTGTATTACCCTAATTGAGGCCAAACAATTTAATAAACCGATTGTAACTACTAATGTAAATGGAGCAAAAGAACAGATTGAGAATGGAAAAACGGGATTAATTGTGAATATTGATGAAACTGAGATTTATTATGCAGTAAAAAATTTAATAGATAGTAGGAATTTACGATATCAATTTTCAAGTAATTTATCTAATGAAGACTATGATAACTCTTTCGAAATGAAAAAGCTTTTTAATGTGTTTTGA
- a CDS encoding polysaccharide pyruvyl transferase family protein, translating to MRKKNILVSAYYSTNLGDDLFLKILFDRYPNIEWFLLTSNDKYIKTFMNYNNVHIIKTLSVKLGKRNINLFYKLNEILLNFRKYDAFLNIGGSIFIENKDWKNGLKTRSFLPDRFKKYNKKTFIIGSNFGPFRDELFIERHKEFFAKFDDICFRDSYSYNLFRELENVRYAPDVVFNLELENNEKLEKCIGFSIIDLKERKGLNQYYNEYNEKVIQLVEKYVDLGYKIKFFSFCENEGDLGIINYIRSRMNSHYSPSIKVINYEGNIDQFLDEYKACEAIVGTRFHSIILALLLNQAVFPIIYSDKTYNVLKDLSIEDNCCYLKDIENLDINEVVSITKVNRLKDKTVFSNAARQFEKLDAFIR from the coding sequence TTGAGAAAAAAAAATATTTTAGTTAGTGCATATTACTCAACAAATTTAGGAGATGATTTGTTTTTAAAAATTTTATTTGATAGATATCCAAACATTGAATGGTTTTTATTAACATCTAATGATAAATATATAAAGACTTTTATGAATTATAATAATGTCCATATAATTAAAACACTTAGCGTAAAACTAGGAAAACGGAACATTAATTTATTTTATAAACTAAATGAAATCCTTTTAAATTTTAGAAAGTATGATGCTTTTTTGAATATTGGTGGATCTATCTTTATAGAAAATAAAGATTGGAAAAATGGGCTAAAAACAAGAAGTTTTTTACCAGATAGATTCAAAAAATATAATAAGAAAACATTTATAATTGGTTCTAATTTTGGACCATTTAGGGATGAATTGTTTATAGAGAGACATAAAGAGTTTTTTGCAAAGTTTGATGACATATGTTTTAGAGATAGTTATTCTTACAATTTATTTAGAGAGCTTGAAAATGTAAGATATGCGCCTGATGTGGTATTTAACCTAGAATTAGAGAATAACGAAAAGCTAGAGAAATGCATTGGGTTTTCTATTATAGATTTGAAAGAAAGAAAGGGATTGAATCAATATTATAATGAGTATAACGAAAAGGTTATCCAACTAGTTGAGAAATACGTAGACCTAGGATATAAAATAAAATTCTTTTCATTTTGTGAAAATGAAGGGGATCTCGGGATTATTAATTATATTAGAAGTAGAATGAACAGTCATTATTCTCCTTCAATTAAAGTCATTAATTATGAAGGAAATATAGATCAATTTTTAGATGAATATAAAGCATGCGAAGCGATAGTAGGTACAAGATTCCATTCAATAATTTTAGCACTTCTACTTAATCAAGCTGTTTTTCCAATAATATATAGTGATAAAACATATAATGTTCTTAAAGATTTATCAATCGAAGATAATTGTTGTTATTTAAAGGATATTGAAAACCTTGATATAAATGAAGTTGTATCTATAACAAAAGTAAATAGACTAAAAGATAAAACAGTCTTTTCTAATGCTGCTAGACAGTTCGAAAAGCTAGACGCATTTATTAGATAA
- a CDS encoding glycosyltransferase family 2 protein — MPKISIIVPIYNVEQYLPKCIDSILSQTFKDFEVLLVNDGSPDKCGEICDNYAKMDNRIKVIHKVNNGVSSARNKGIELSKGEYIAFIDPDDTIEPEMYDVLLQTALKNAADIVVCPIKTINFNNNTTSISAVWKDVNCSLNKNTIQRFLIPSILQEKTYSLVSCVNKLYKKSLFNSLSLRFDEQKQHSEDAKLNFTLLTLINNLVFVDTPLYNYYIYKRDSLTQIFRENLYEYVRDNKKFMLEICKKYKLEQYSGIVRNHYTSVTLSFMQDVVSRKIPIIDKNNIINEIFNDEEFCQDILMYECPSKYYMILRMVCIWGNIKLFYRIVKFKNKVQYYFHKVV; from the coding sequence GTGCCAAAAATAAGTATAATTGTACCTATCTATAATGTAGAACAATACCTACCCAAATGTATTGATTCAATACTTTCTCAAACATTTAAAGATTTTGAAGTTTTATTAGTTAATGATGGTTCCCCAGACAAGTGCGGAGAAATCTGTGACAACTATGCAAAAATGGATAATAGAATCAAGGTAATTCATAAGGTGAATAATGGAGTATCATCTGCACGAAATAAAGGGATTGAACTTTCAAAAGGGGAATATATTGCGTTTATTGACCCCGATGATACAATCGAGCCAGAAATGTACGATGTATTATTGCAAACTGCTCTTAAAAATGCAGCAGATATAGTGGTATGTCCGATTAAAACAATAAATTTTAATAATAATACAACATCTATATCAGCTGTTTGGAAAGACGTCAATTGTTCTTTAAATAAAAATACGATACAAAGATTTTTAATACCCTCGATATTACAGGAAAAGACTTATAGTTTAGTATCTTGTGTAAACAAGCTCTATAAAAAATCCCTTTTCAATAGCTTAAGTTTAAGATTTGATGAACAAAAACAGCATAGTGAGGATGCAAAGTTAAATTTTACATTACTTACCCTAATTAATAATTTAGTTTTTGTGGATACACCTCTATATAATTATTATATCTATAAGAGAGACTCTTTAACTCAGATTTTTAGAGAAAACCTATATGAGTATGTTCGGGATAATAAAAAATTCATGTTAGAAATCTGTAAAAAATATAAATTAGAACAATACTCAGGTATAGTTAGGAACCATTATACATCAGTTACTCTTAGTTTTATGCAAGACGTAGTATCTAGGAAAATACCCATTATTGATAAAAATAATATAATAAACGAGATTTTTAATGATGAAGAATTCTGCCAAGATATATTAATGTATGAATGTCCTTCTAAATATTATATGATTTTAAGAATGGTTTGTATTTGGGGGAATATTAAATTATTCTATAGAATTGTAAAATTTAAAAACAAGGTACAATATTATTTTCATAAGGTAGTGTAA
- a CDS encoding lipopolysaccharide biosynthesis protein, with translation MRTKNSLKNILVSITSQVIIALLGFISRKIFLDSLGPQYLGVNGLLTNVLAMLALVESGIGTSIIFSLYKPLAENDKPKIIALIQLYKKAYFIIAIFILILSIVLFPFLGYLIKDSESIPYLATAYFIFVSKNFITYLNAHKLSLINADQKGYVISSINLTFQVISTIAKIIVLILTKNYVLYLLIELSLYLIQVLFIGKVVDKRYSYIKTREKHSIDEYEKKSIITKIKALLLHNIGGYALNGTDNILISTFVGIVTVGIYSNYSMIIGQLSLLLAPVFNGIGASVGNLIATEDNDKKYSVFKVVFLINFWIYSIGAIVLYILLNPFIIWWLGEEYLLDSLTVIIILVNFYISGLRTAIFTFKVKGGIFVEDKYMPLIGATVNLGSSILLAKYMGVSGIFLGTTISILVVFWKAPRLVYKNIFNKPIHLYIKCYLFYIALTLFTGLICVEICNLILIKGTFLALVAKGFTCLLIINIIYILVFYKTKEFQYLKNIVGVLSLNQSKFSSSKGV, from the coding sequence ATGAGAACCAAAAATTCTTTAAAAAACATATTGGTGAGTATAACATCCCAAGTGATTATCGCATTATTGGGGTTTATTTCAAGAAAAATTTTTCTGGACAGCTTAGGGCCACAATATTTAGGCGTTAACGGATTATTAACCAATGTCTTAGCTATGTTAGCATTAGTTGAGAGTGGAATTGGCACCAGTATCATTTTTTCTTTATATAAACCATTGGCTGAAAATGACAAACCTAAAATTATTGCACTTATTCAATTATATAAAAAAGCTTATTTTATTATAGCAATATTTATTCTTATTCTAAGTATAGTGCTATTTCCATTTTTAGGATATTTAATAAAAGATAGTGAATCTATCCCCTATTTAGCGACAGCGTACTTTATTTTTGTATCAAAAAATTTCATAACATATCTAAATGCACATAAATTATCGTTAATTAATGCAGATCAAAAGGGCTATGTAATATCTAGCATAAACCTAACGTTTCAAGTGATATCTACAATTGCAAAGATTATAGTATTAATATTAACAAAAAACTATGTACTCTATTTATTAATAGAACTTTCTTTATATTTAATACAAGTGTTATTTATAGGGAAAGTTGTTGATAAAAGATATTCCTATATTAAAACTAGAGAAAAGCATTCTATCGATGAGTATGAGAAAAAGAGCATCATAACTAAAATAAAAGCACTACTTTTACATAATATCGGTGGCTATGCACTAAATGGTACAGATAATATTTTAATATCTACGTTTGTGGGGATAGTAACTGTTGGTATATATTCTAATTATTCAATGATAATAGGTCAACTTAGCCTTTTATTAGCTCCAGTGTTTAATGGTATTGGAGCAAGTGTGGGAAATCTAATAGCTACAGAAGATAATGATAAGAAATATTCTGTTTTTAAAGTAGTCTTCCTAATTAACTTCTGGATTTATTCGATAGGTGCAATAGTATTATACATTTTATTAAACCCGTTTATTATATGGTGGCTTGGAGAAGAATATTTACTAGATTCACTTACAGTGATAATAATACTTGTTAATTTTTATATTTCAGGACTAAGAACTGCTATTTTTACTTTCAAAGTAAAAGGCGGAATATTTGTTGAGGATAAATATATGCCATTAATTGGAGCTACCGTCAATTTAGGGTCATCAATATTATTGGCTAAATACATGGGTGTTTCAGGTATATTTTTAGGAACAACTATTAGCATACTCGTTGTCTTTTGGAAAGCTCCTAGATTAGTATATAAAAATATCTTTAATAAACCAATTCATTTATATATCAAATGCTATTTATTTTATATTGCATTAACACTTTTCACTGGTCTAATTTGTGTGGAAATTTGTAATCTAATTTTAATAAAAGGTACTTTTTTAGCTTTAGTTGCAAAGGGGTTTACTTGTTTATTAATTATTAACATAATATACATTCTTGTTTTTTATAAAACCAAAGAATTTCAGTATTTAAAGAATATTGTTGGAGTTTTAAGCCTAAATCAGTCTAAATTTAGTAGTTCGAAAGGTGTGTAA
- a CDS encoding acyltransferase family protein, giving the protein MINRYEELDSLRGLAALSVVFGHMYLIYDETILSKLLFEYGPLRATIASNEAVTLFFVLSGFVLSLPFYDKRKFNYGGYLVKRISRIYVPYIFAIFIAFILRGIFYTENIKGLSNWFNINWSFSININTVIDHIILIKTFSSNLNNVVWSLVHEMRISLIFPLIMMIIVRLDYKKGIVFSIGVSIVSVIYFNLLNPLFLGTELYVSLHYCSMFIIGALIAKHREKIINLISNLTIRIKIILFLIGILLFLYAHPSFVLNIIITDFEPFYRTVIDSWFTSIGAGILIIFSVSSLNLARILKNKMIRHIGKISYSLYLSHLPILLSCIHFLNDMLPMWVILCIAIIATIIVSSIMYYFVENSAIKLGKYLTRSHSLVKDKQSKVGIKVKIM; this is encoded by the coding sequence ATGATAAATCGATACGAGGAACTAGATTCTTTGAGAGGACTTGCAGCATTATCTGTTGTCTTTGGTCATATGTATTTAATTTATGACGAGACCATATTATCTAAACTGTTATTTGAATATGGACCACTACGTGCAACAATAGCTAGTAATGAAGCAGTTACATTGTTTTTTGTTTTAAGCGGTTTTGTTTTGTCCCTGCCTTTTTATGATAAGAGGAAATTTAATTATGGAGGATATTTGGTTAAACGAATATCAAGAATTTATGTTCCATACATTTTTGCTATATTTATTGCATTTATATTAAGGGGAATTTTCTATACTGAAAATATTAAGGGGTTATCTAACTGGTTTAATATTAATTGGTCGTTTTCTATAAATATAAATACAGTAATAGATCATATAATACTAATTAAAACATTTTCAAGTAATTTAAATAATGTTGTTTGGTCTCTAGTCCATGAGATGAGAATATCCCTTATTTTTCCATTAATCATGATGATAATCGTTCGATTAGACTATAAGAAAGGCATAGTTTTCAGTATTGGAGTATCAATTGTAAGTGTAATTTACTTTAATTTATTAAATCCCTTATTTCTGGGAACCGAGCTATATGTTTCTCTTCATTACTGCTCAATGTTTATTATTGGAGCATTAATAGCAAAACATAGGGAGAAAATTATTAATTTGATTTCAAATTTAACCATTAGGATAAAAATTATCCTTTTTCTTATCGGAATTTTATTATTTTTATATGCTCATCCTTCATTTGTACTAAACATTATCATTACTGATTTTGAGCCTTTTTATAGAACTGTTATTGATTCGTGGTTTACATCCATTGGAGCAGGAATCTTAATTATATTTTCAGTTTCATCTTTGAATTTAGCGCGTATTTTAAAGAACAAAATGATAAGGCATATTGGAAAAATTTCATATAGTTTATACCTTTCACATTTACCAATATTACTTTCATGTATCCATTTTTTGAATGACATGTTGCCTATGTGGGTAATTTTATGTATCGCAATAATAGCAACAATAATAGTATCAAGTATCATGTATTATTTTGTGGAAAACTCAGCTATTAAATTGGGGAAATATCTTACAAGGTCACATTCCTTAGTTAAGGATAAACAAAGTAAAGTTGGAATAAAAGTTAAGATAATGTAA
- a CDS encoding right-handed parallel beta-helix repeat-containing protein gives MSNAYVLDLNYWGVSNTITNYGDKTLSTKNSNGINNAILWAAQQGYTEFVFPKGTYLIDETIPIQPQSFMTINLGGSTLRIRNNGLASYSVICYKKNQVFSRITNGIIQGDRYNHDYTTPGQASTHEWGMGVLFPNIVDTTKGEGTNTRFITIDNIEFLDFTGDGVSLFSTGGALYTTTTPTKTYAITFESGSISTTDGKLLADSSKIRSNIFIDLTNSKITKWNTFGIYGDISYQSVGSEIDDTLPFDIIFYNSNGTFNSSLTNIDFFDEIPLPDGATSAKIVLHQSNIPSSTGNGLTLRSMTIPKFTFIEKCHIHHNRRLGVALQGAKFVWVKNNDIHHINGTGPSAALDVEDNYALNQNLWIEDNFLHDNKLQLIFVKGKNFHVRNNKIERGIGITGYPGVSKLFIEGNYIKDTGINIDGECVISNNHLHRSSVIIDNGTTEPALVDNNMFWNSSLSVRRPKAYCVSVSNCKFTIDSDYNKAISGAGFTAGTYPQTMTSCMFEGYLASTSLIFNGDNNAAEGWSYNNVLFLNTKKTVNNNGGIKIPRGTYTNCRFNNTGILSTNKQIEFIGCTFTWDGYNLFNFSSNELARFINCIFYGGSSTAFYFSAITQGRVELINSLFEYTNATSTSSGIIDGSWGNVSGGIIIIDGNRFKSKLSMKAIDCPSLTPDQLQITFINNTLEGSITYSVDKTQMPSFRNNTINGIIDPYDWSTSVPTSGYFKLGKQILNRNMAIDGFMGWTCTKEGFTDNFITWQASKVYNIADKISVNGYVYYSTVWNAKTSTTMPVFPTSPLYSTVNDIAGMPIWTANTTHTVGDKVLPSILTNYYYECTKAGTSGGIEPAWGTSSTVTDGSIVWTRRTIQVWKLVGAKALFKKFGTLS, from the coding sequence ATGTCCAATGCTTATGTCTTGGATTTAAATTATTGGGGAGTTTCTAATACTATTACCAATTACGGAGACAAAACGTTATCAACAAAAAACTCTAATGGGATTAATAATGCCATATTATGGGCAGCACAGCAGGGATATACGGAATTTGTATTTCCTAAAGGAACTTATTTAATTGATGAAACAATCCCGATTCAACCACAAAGTTTTATGACAATTAATTTGGGTGGATCTACTCTAAGAATTCGGAACAATGGATTAGCCTCTTATTCTGTTATTTGTTATAAAAAAAATCAAGTGTTTTCCCGAATTACAAACGGTATTATTCAAGGTGATCGATATAACCATGACTATACAACACCTGGTCAGGCTAGCACACATGAATGGGGAATGGGTGTTTTATTCCCCAATATAGTAGATACAACTAAAGGTGAAGGTACTAACACTCGCTTTATCACTATTGATAACATAGAATTTTTAGACTTTACAGGGGATGGCGTATCTTTATTTTCCACAGGTGGAGCATTGTACACTACAACAACCCCAACTAAGACTTATGCTATAACATTTGAATCGGGTTCTATAAGTACCACTGATGGTAAATTACTAGCCGATTCAAGTAAAATCCGTTCTAATATATTTATAGATTTAACTAATTCTAAGATAACAAAATGGAATACTTTTGGTATTTATGGCGATATTAGTTATCAGTCTGTTGGTTCGGAGATTGATGATACATTACCATTTGATATCATTTTTTATAACTCTAACGGCACATTTAACTCCTCCTTAACAAACATTGATTTTTTTGATGAGATACCACTACCTGATGGAGCAACAAGCGCAAAAATTGTACTGCACCAATCAAATATCCCTTCATCTACAGGAAACGGATTAACTTTAAGAAGTATGACAATACCTAAATTTACATTTATAGAAAAGTGCCATATACATCACAATCGCAGACTAGGTGTTGCACTGCAGGGTGCTAAGTTTGTCTGGGTTAAAAATAATGATATCCATCATATAAATGGTACTGGTCCATCAGCCGCATTGGATGTTGAAGATAACTATGCTTTAAATCAAAACCTATGGATTGAAGATAACTTTCTTCATGATAATAAGTTACAATTGATATTTGTAAAAGGGAAAAACTTTCACGTGAGGAATAATAAGATTGAAAGAGGTATTGGAATCACTGGATACCCAGGTGTAAGTAAGTTATTTATAGAGGGAAATTATATTAAAGATACAGGTATTAACATAGATGGTGAATGTGTAATAAGTAATAATCACCTACACAGGTCAAGTGTTATTATAGATAATGGTACAACAGAACCTGCACTTGTCGATAATAATATGTTCTGGAATAGTTCATTAAGTGTAAGAAGACCTAAAGCTTATTGTGTTTCTGTATCCAACTGTAAATTTACTATTGACTCGGACTATAATAAGGCTATTTCAGGTGCTGGATTTACTGCTGGAACATATCCTCAAACTATGACAAGTTGTATGTTTGAAGGATATTTAGCATCTACTAGCTTAATATTTAATGGTGATAATAATGCTGCTGAAGGATGGTCATATAATAATGTATTATTCCTTAATACTAAGAAGACTGTAAATAATAATGGTGGTATAAAAATACCAAGAGGTACTTATACCAATTGTCGTTTTAATAATACAGGTATATTGTCGACTAATAAACAAATAGAATTTATAGGTTGTACCTTTACTTGGGATGGTTATAATCTTTTTAACTTCTCAAGTAATGAGTTAGCAAGATTCATAAATTGTATTTTTTATGGTGGATCTAGTACAGCCTTCTATTTTTCGGCCATAACCCAAGGACGGGTGGAATTAATAAATAGCTTATTCGAATATACAAATGCAACTTCAACTTCTTCAGGTATAATTGATGGATCTTGGGGAAATGTTTCTGGAGGCATTATTATAATTGATGGGAATAGATTCAAGTCCAAGTTATCCATGAAAGCAATTGACTGTCCTAGCTTAACCCCAGATCAATTACAGATAACCTTTATCAACAATACATTAGAGGGAAGTATTACTTATTCAGTTGATAAAACTCAGATGCCATCATTCCGTAATAACACCATTAACGGGATTATTGACCCTTATGACTGGTCAACTTCGGTACCAACATCTGGATACTTCAAATTAGGAAAACAGATTCTAAATAGAAATATGGCAATAGACGGATTTATGGGTTGGACATGCACAAAAGAAGGCTTTACTGATAATTTCATTACTTGGCAAGCTTCAAAGGTATATAACATAGCCGATAAAATCTCAGTAAATGGATATGTTTATTACTCTACTGTTTGGAATGCCAAAACCTCAACCACGATGCCAGTATTTCCAACCTCGCCGCTATATTCTACTGTAAATGATATAGCTGGGATGCCAATATGGACAGCGAACACGACACATACTGTTGGGGACAAAGTCTTACCGTCAATATTAACAAATTACTACTATGAATGTACTAAAGCTGGGACTAGTGGTGGCATAGAACCAGCTTGGGGTACTTCCTCTACTGTAACTGATGGATCCATAGTTTGGACAAGAAGAACCATTCAGGTATGGAAACTAGTTGGAGCAAAAGCTTTATTTAAAAAATTTGGAACATTAAGTTAG